Proteins encoded together in one Oncorhynchus mykiss isolate Arlee chromosome 7, USDA_OmykA_1.1, whole genome shotgun sequence window:
- the LOC110527527 gene encoding major facilitator superfamily domain-containing protein 6-A isoform X4, with protein sequence MAADDKVVILSDDEEDQKRKYVLDEPFNTLSLELQTDREPVSAAASDTQSAPETPMASPLKDLGCFERMCLRVNSQLLISKIFYFFFYAAYGSLHPLLAVYYKQLGMSPSRSGLLVGIRYFIEFCSAPFWGVVADRFKKGKPLLLFSVLCWLVFNCGIGFVKPAAMVCKEKVDITTVAPPILPLTTMIPINGSLPDVSTNHTRRSRRDLFRSYFPSFLFVLNGRDSGYSVRRRHRRGADSNTTQSTGVSYEQNNATATTTYTPTHAQPRVVPNEQANTTQLLLNTTTMPLTIKNPTLAPNHAPTTHSILVPHEQGNTTQATPNTTSTTMATTTPSPTQPREYIIEYNEDQVESIFLLILLVIIVGEFFSTPAVTIVDTVTLQYLGKHRDRYGLQRMWGSLGWGVTMLLVGIWIDHTHLTLLIDGVVGCILPEYKNYQVAFIVFGVMMGLALVVATQFYFDSGDYRQELPQRPQEVEIPQVGGNVASPEGTESSTSDQTPITPESTIPEQPFHYSDLLRLFCSVQYSTVLFVAWFMGFGYGFVFTFLYWHLEDLKGTTTLFGVCSVLSHVSELAAYFTSHKFIELVGHIRVLYIGLACNTARYLYISYLENAWIVLPMEVLQGVTHASVWAACISYLSAAVPPALRTSAQGILQGLHLGLGRGCGAMVGGVFVNYFVRLSFSRSCRDVQRDWNGFPGDTPHLLLHSVSDRTERGKGGQDASREHSGSFQSSSHRYHRLDAEPEPGGCDGAPP encoded by the exons ATGGCTGCAGACGACAAAGTGGTAATCCTATCGGACGACGAAGAGGACCAGAAGAGGAAGTACGTCCTGGACGAACCCTTCAACACTCTTTCCCTGGAGCTGCAGACCGACCGAGAGCCAGTGTCTGCTGCAGCATCAGACACACAGTCTGCTCCAGAGACACCCATGGCCTCGCCACTGAAAGACCTAGGCTGCTTTGAGAGGATGTGCCTTCGAGTCAACTCCCAGCTCCTCATCTCCAAgatcttctacttcttcttctatgCAGCATACGGATCCCTGCACCCACTCCTAGCTGTCTACTACAAGCAGCTCGGGATGTCGCCAAGCCGTAGTGGACTGTTGGTTGGGATCCGGTACTTTATAGAGTTCTGCAGTGCGCCATTCTGGGGAGTGGTGGCCGATCGTTTTAAGAAAGGGAAGCCATTGTTGCTGTTCTCTGTGCTGTGTTGGTTGGTGTTCAACTGTGGCATCGGCTTTGTCAAACCAGCTGCCATGGTCTGTAAGGAGAAGGTGGACATCACCACTGTGGCTCCACCAATACTCCCCTTGACGACAATGATACCAATTAACGGCTCGCTACCGGACGTTTCCACCAATCACACGAGGAGAAGTCGTCGGGATTTGTTTCGAAGTTACTTTCCTAGCTTCCTTTTTGTTTTGAACGGCCGTGATTCTGGCTATAGTGTACGCCGCAGGCATAGAAGAGGTGCTGATAGCAATACCACCCAATCCACAGGGGTGTCTTACGAGCAGAACAATGCCACGGCAACAACCACTTACACCCCCACCCATGCCCAACCCAGAGTGGTGCCTAATGAGCAAGCCAATACCACTCAGCTTTTACTGAATACCACAACTATGCCACTAACCATTAAAAACCCCACCCTTGCCCCtaaccatgcccccaccacacatTCCATATTGGTGCCTCACGAGCAGGGCAATACCACTCAAGCTACACCAAATACTACTTCAACAACTATGGCAACCACTACCCCTTCCCCCACCCAACCCAGAGAGTACATCATTGAGTACAACGAGGATCAGGTAGAGAGCATCTTTCTCCTAATCCTCTTGGTCATCATCGTGGGGGAGTTCTTCAGCACACCGGCAGTCACCATTGTGGACACGGTGACGTTACAGTACCTGGGGAAGCACCGGGACCGCTACGGCCTGCAGAGAATGTGGGGGTCCCTTGGCTGGGGCGTGACCATGCTGCTAGTGGGTATCTGGATAGACCACACCCACCTTACGCTGCTCATCGACGGCGTGGTCGGCTGTATCCTGCCCGAGTATAAGAACTACCAG GTGGCCTTCATAGTGTTTGGAGTGATGATGGGCCTGGCCCTGGTGGTAGCAACACAATTCTACTTCGACAG tggGGACTACAGACAGGAGTTGCCTCAGAGGCCccaggaggtagagataccacaG GTAGGCGGGAACGTGGCATCTCCAGAGGGGACCGAGAGCTCCACCTCGGACCAGACCCCCATCACCCCAGAGTCCACCATCCCCGAACAGCCTTTCCACTACAGTGACCTCCTCAGGCTGTTCTGTAgtgttcagtacagcacagtgctGTTCGTCGCCTGGTTCATGGGCTTCGGTTACGGCTTTGTGTTCACCTTCCTGTATTGGCATCTTGAGGACCTGAAGGGGACCACCACGCTGTTTGGTGTGTGTTCGGTTCTGAGTCATGTGTCAGAGCTGGCTGCTTACTTCACCAGTCATAAGTTTATTGAGCTGGTGGGACACATCAG GGTCTTGTACATTGGCTTGGCATGTAACACAGCACGCTACCTGTACATTTCTTACTTGGAGAATGCATGGATAGTTCTGCCTATGGAGGTCTTGCAAG GTGTGACCCATGCGTCCGTTTGGGCAGCCTGTATCTCCTACCTGAGTGCCGCGGTGCCCCCAGCTCTGAGGACCTCTGCCCAGGGTATCCTCCAGGGTCTACACCTGGGGCTGGGACGGGGCTGCGGGGCCATGGTGGGGGGAGTCTTCGTCAACTATTTTG TGCGTCTTTCTTTTTCCAGGAGCTGCAGAGACGTTCAGAGGGATTGGAATGGCTTCCCTGGTGATACTCCTCATCTTCTCCTTCATTCAGTGTCTGACCGGACAGAACGAGGAAaagg AGGACAGGATGCTAGCAGAGAACATTCCGGTTCCTTCCAGTCCAGTTCCCATCGCTACCATAGACTTGATGCAGAACCAGAGCCAG gtgGGTGTGATGGTGCCCCACCCTGA